A single Montipora foliosa isolate CH-2021 chromosome 7, ASM3666993v2, whole genome shotgun sequence DNA region contains:
- the LOC138011177 gene encoding uncharacterized protein has translation MKRYDLTEDGYRRKFRASKPEVDESPEQFIVRLDRYLLRCLELSHTERSFEDLKDLILEEQFIDSCPKELAIHLRERAPETLDHIAKIADQYLKAHGKHLLSSATKKPLAQPKAKETKNAQSDTTALQCYKCNARGHKAINCPALEGKCFLCGKRDHEARTCRLGGRKSGAQGKDGNPVQRGQVSAGCFVKSPDLNATHEEVKSCIPNDQGRVGEEHVDILRDTGCSGIVVKEDLVAEDQFTGHVNVMLLINNTTRKVPKVIIYVDTPYLKGHVEAQCLSDIIYDLIIGNARDARDAQNPDPSWQEACAVTTRSQAK, from the exons atgaagagatatgaccttacggAGGATGGTTATCGCCGTAAATTTAGAGCATCAAAGCCGGAAGTTGACGAGAGCCCAGAACAGTTTATAGTACGACTGGATAGATACTTGTTGCGTTGCTTGGAACTGTCGCACACTGAACGTTCTTTTGAAGACCTGAAAGATCTAATTCTGGAAGAACAGTTTATTGACTCTTGTCCAAAAGAGTTAGCTATTCACCTTCGTGAAAGAGCCCCGGAAACGCTTGACCATATAGCGAAAATCGCCGATCAATACTTGAAAGCACATGGAAAGCACCTGCTTAGCTCTGCGACCAAGAAGCCGCTGGCACAGCCCAAGGCGAAAGAAACAAAGAACGCACAGAGTGATACAACTGCGCTCCAGTGTTACAAGTGTAATGCCCGCGGACACAAAGCAATTAACTGCCCAGCTCTAGaaggaaagtgtttcctatgtggcaagCGAGATCATGAAGCGAGGACCTGTCGATTAGGTGGACGGAAGTCAGGAGCTCAAGGTAaagatggtaaccctgtgcaacGTGGTCAAGTTAGTGCTGGCTGCTTTGTTAAGTCACCAGATCTTAACGCTACCCACGAGGAAGTCAAGTCCTGTATTCCAAATGATCAG GGCAGAGTTGGAGAGGAGCATGTCGACATTTTAAGAGATACTGGATGCAGTGGAATTGTGGTCAAGGAGGACCTTGTTGCCGAGGATCAGTTCACAGGACACGTTAACGTCATGTTGCTTATTAACAACACAACGAGGAAGGTGCCAAAAGTTATAATTTATGTTGATACGCCTTATCTTAAGGGTCATGTAGAAGCGCAGTGCCTTTCAGATATTATCTACGACCTAATTATTGGTAATGCACGGGATGCAAGGGACGCACAAAATCCAGATCCCAGTTGGCAAGAGGCTTGTGCAGTAACTACCCGAAGTCAAGCCAAGTAA